A genomic stretch from Polyangium spumosum includes:
- the ruvB gene encoding Holliday junction branch migration DNA helicase RuvB: MSERVISPASTADDDRFDRLFRPDSLDEYVGQDKHRQNLKVFVEAAKRRREPVDHTLFCGPPGLGKTTLAHIVAREMGVNLHATSGPAIEHKGALAGLLTKLEARDVLFIDEIHRLTPAVEESLYPAIEAFKIDIMTGDGPYATTIQLALKPFTLIGATTRTGLLTAPLLSRFGYVVRLDFYPVEDLQRIITRSARLIDVPIDDAGARELAARARGTPRVANRLLRRARDFAEVLGTGRITAKIAGMTAERLEIDAAGLDEMDRRLLMVIIDHYDGGPVGIDTIAAALSEPRDTIEDVYEPYLLQQGFLGRTPRGRIATRKAYEHLGKPMPTKGSPQGDLFS; this comes from the coding sequence ATGTCCGAGCGCGTGATCTCTCCGGCGTCCACCGCGGACGACGACCGCTTCGATCGGCTCTTCCGGCCGGACTCGCTCGACGAGTACGTCGGGCAGGACAAACACCGGCAGAACCTGAAGGTCTTCGTCGAGGCCGCGAAGCGCAGGCGTGAGCCGGTCGATCACACCCTCTTCTGCGGCCCTCCCGGCCTCGGCAAGACGACGCTCGCGCACATCGTGGCGCGCGAGATGGGCGTGAACCTGCACGCCACGAGCGGCCCGGCCATCGAGCACAAGGGCGCGCTCGCCGGCCTGCTCACCAAGCTCGAGGCGCGCGACGTCCTCTTCATCGACGAGATCCACAGGCTCACGCCGGCCGTCGAGGAAAGCCTCTACCCCGCGATCGAGGCGTTCAAGATCGACATCATGACGGGCGACGGCCCGTACGCGACGACGATCCAGCTCGCGCTCAAGCCCTTCACCCTCATCGGCGCGACGACACGAACGGGCTTGCTCACGGCGCCGCTCCTCTCGCGCTTCGGCTACGTCGTGCGTCTCGACTTCTACCCCGTCGAGGATCTGCAGCGCATCATCACGCGCAGCGCGCGGCTCATCGACGTGCCCATCGACGACGCGGGCGCCCGCGAGCTCGCCGCGCGCGCCCGCGGCACGCCGCGCGTGGCCAACCGCCTCTTGCGCCGCGCGCGCGACTTCGCCGAGGTCCTCGGCACCGGCCGCATCACCGCGAAGATCGCCGGCATGACCGCCGAGCGCCTGGAGATCGACGCCGCGGGCCTCGACGAGATGGACCGTCGGCTGCTCATGGTGATCATCGATCACTACGACGGAGGCCCCGTCGGCATCGACACCATCGCCGCCGCGCTGAGCGAGCCGCGCGACACCATCGAGGACGTCTACGAGCCGTACCTCCTGCAGCAGGGCTTCCTCGGCCGCACGCCGCGCGGGCGCATCGCCACGCGAAAGGCTTACGAACACCTCGGAAAGCCGATGCCCACGAAGGGCTCGCCCCAGGGCGACCTCTTCTCCTGA
- a CDS encoding sensor histidine kinase gives MSDVARTFTRAILGRQLLTGIGGFCAIALLAPNLIVLDWPMTKKVLVIGAALAVVAWGLCLLVTLLRIHKHRALLRVLSGGAATVRAQDYGDLASLPSAITLRTFVVGSIVAFASLVPGVRPEKLDQGRAISLLCLSITIVGAASLIQYVLLRGATVRLLELVPIEPITTLLESQELHQIPRRRLLQKFLIAVVAPVALVGVGAVLTTHAHMRTLTEQSRKNTALLLAKIALDPGPGQGNKNAREDAVAAAAEHGFLARITGPRRDGDPNLRRETDGELVLSVPLEEGQADVRFTAELDPAVTTEGVGIALAFVLIAALLGVLIGQAIASDLKLATHRVRLLGTESVLRGATQIARPARFELVARLGRAIEVLAERFRIFAGAQERALEAQEAAQRMRGLLFASVSHDLKSPLNAILGFAELVGREELTASQRESLELIANRGRELLALIESILDTARVEAGQLTLMPRATEVALLTTEAVRRARELAGDAQSEVVVEIAEGLPTIPVDPAYAARAIAVVVAHAIRTAAADASSRAVRVRALRPAQPGQAVRIDVELGSRNTTRAELDALFARRATSRGRGLTLGLSLARSIMELHGGSVKVEDTPDGAPVVQCVLPLVIPGSRPRLSSKPALG, from the coding sequence ATGAGCGACGTCGCCCGCACCTTCACCCGCGCCATCCTGGGTCGCCAGCTCCTCACGGGCATCGGGGGTTTTTGCGCCATCGCGCTGCTCGCGCCGAACCTCATCGTGCTCGACTGGCCGATGACGAAGAAGGTCCTCGTCATCGGCGCCGCGCTCGCCGTCGTCGCGTGGGGCCTGTGCCTGCTCGTGACGTTGCTCCGGATCCACAAGCATCGCGCGCTCTTGCGCGTGCTCTCGGGCGGCGCCGCGACGGTGCGCGCGCAGGACTACGGCGACCTCGCCTCGCTGCCGAGCGCAATCACGCTGCGGACCTTCGTCGTCGGCTCGATCGTCGCCTTCGCCAGCCTCGTGCCCGGCGTCCGCCCCGAGAAGCTCGATCAGGGCCGCGCCATAAGCCTCCTCTGCCTCTCGATCACCATCGTCGGCGCCGCCTCGCTCATCCAGTACGTGCTCCTCCGCGGGGCCACGGTGCGCCTGCTCGAGCTCGTCCCGATCGAGCCCATCACGACGCTGCTCGAGTCGCAGGAGCTGCACCAGATCCCGCGCCGCAGGCTCTTGCAGAAGTTCCTGATCGCGGTCGTCGCGCCCGTCGCGCTCGTCGGCGTGGGCGCGGTGCTCACGACGCACGCGCACATGCGCACGCTCACCGAGCAGAGCCGGAAAAACACGGCGCTCCTGCTCGCGAAGATCGCGCTCGATCCGGGGCCGGGTCAGGGGAACAAGAACGCACGCGAAGACGCCGTGGCGGCGGCCGCGGAGCACGGGTTCCTCGCGCGGATCACCGGCCCGCGGCGCGACGGTGATCCCAACCTGCGCCGCGAGACCGACGGCGAGCTCGTGCTCAGCGTGCCGCTCGAAGAAGGCCAGGCCGACGTGCGGTTCACGGCCGAGCTCGATCCCGCGGTCACGACGGAGGGCGTGGGGATCGCGCTCGCGTTCGTCCTGATCGCGGCGCTGCTCGGCGTGCTCATCGGCCAGGCCATCGCGTCCGACCTGAAGCTCGCCACGCACCGCGTGCGCCTGCTCGGCACGGAGAGCGTGCTGCGCGGCGCGACGCAGATCGCGCGGCCTGCGCGCTTCGAGCTCGTCGCGCGGCTCGGGCGGGCGATCGAGGTCCTCGCCGAGCGCTTCCGCATCTTCGCCGGCGCGCAGGAGCGCGCGCTCGAGGCGCAGGAGGCCGCGCAGCGCATGCGAGGCCTGCTCTTCGCGAGCGTGAGCCACGACCTGAAGAGTCCGCTGAACGCGATCCTCGGCTTCGCGGAGCTCGTCGGCCGCGAGGAGCTCACGGCGAGCCAGCGCGAGAGTTTGGAGCTCATCGCCAACCGCGGGCGCGAGCTGCTCGCGCTCATCGAGTCGATCCTGGACACCGCGCGCGTCGAGGCCGGACAGCTCACGTTGATGCCGAGGGCGACCGAGGTCGCGCTCCTCACGACGGAGGCCGTGCGCAGGGCGCGCGAGCTCGCGGGCGACGCGCAGAGCGAGGTCGTCGTCGAGATCGCCGAGGGGCTGCCGACGATCCCCGTGGATCCTGCGTACGCCGCGCGCGCGATCGCCGTCGTCGTGGCGCACGCGATCCGGACCGCAGCAGCCGACGCGTCCTCGCGCGCCGTTCGTGTGCGCGCGCTCCGCCCTGCCCAGCCGGGTCAGGCCGTTCGGATCGACGTCGAGCTCGGCAGCCGCAACACGACACGCGCCGAGCTCGACGCGCTCTTCGCCCGCCGCGCCACCTCCCGCGGCCGCGGGCTCACGCTCGGCTTGAGCCTCGCGCGCTCGATCATGGAGCTGCACGGCGGCTCCGTGAAAGTGGAAGACACCCCCGACGGCGCGCCCGTCGTACAGTGCGTTCTCCCCCTCGTGATCCCGGGCAGCCGCCCGCGGCTCTCCTCGAAGCCTGCGCTCGGGTGA
- a CDS encoding GNAT family N-acetyltransferase: MLVIPPRSDLRSQPIETPRLLLAPVDPADSPEVWLAVNGSRPMLSKWLPWVQYYTEPASSVRFTEACVADWDQGRAVRFAIRERAGRTFAGVVGLESCVHMHRSCELGYWLRKESMRRGLMTEAARAAVEFAFRYMGAHRVRVAAATDNHASLRVIGRLGFRFEGIARQAEWCEDRWLDHAVFALLATDPRPT; this comes from the coding sequence ATGCTGGTCATCCCGCCGCGCTCCGATCTGCGATCCCAGCCCATCGAGACGCCGCGCCTGCTGCTCGCGCCCGTCGATCCGGCGGACTCGCCCGAGGTGTGGCTCGCGGTGAACGGCTCGCGGCCGATGCTCTCGAAGTGGCTGCCGTGGGTGCAGTACTACACGGAGCCGGCGTCGAGCGTGCGCTTCACGGAGGCGTGCGTGGCCGACTGGGATCAGGGGCGCGCGGTGCGCTTCGCGATCCGGGAGCGCGCAGGGCGCACGTTCGCGGGCGTGGTGGGGCTCGAGTCGTGCGTGCACATGCATCGCTCTTGCGAGCTCGGGTACTGGCTGCGCAAGGAGAGCATGCGGCGCGGGCTGATGACGGAGGCCGCGCGCGCAGCCGTGGAGTTCGCGTTCCGGTACATGGGCGCGCATCGCGTGCGCGTCGCGGCGGCGACGGACAACCACGCCTCGCTGCGGGTGATCGGGCGGCTCGGCTTCCGCTTCGAGGGCATCGCGCGGCAGGCCGAGTGGTGCGAGGACCGCTGGCTCGATCACGCGGTCTTCGCGCTGCTCGCGACCGATCCGCGCCCGACCTGA
- a CDS encoding M23 family metallopeptidase: MPIYAPGTVLYRLPVVGKWRVYRTHYGANNDQAYALDLVIDDDMPRSKRNEDHPSYNQPIVADAPGVVIIAVDGVPDNVPGRANKYDMHGNFVVLDHQNGEYSLFAHLIPGTVRVRKGQFVPAGTELGRCGNSGHSFAPHLHWQVMTDADASSARGVAPRYVPYERNGAMSVDLPQKGDRLIAK, encoded by the coding sequence ATGCCGATCTACGCGCCCGGGACGGTGCTCTACCGGCTCCCGGTCGTCGGCAAGTGGCGCGTCTATCGCACGCACTACGGCGCGAACAACGATCAGGCCTACGCGCTCGATCTCGTGATCGACGACGACATGCCGCGATCGAAGCGCAACGAGGACCACCCCTCGTACAACCAGCCCATCGTGGCCGACGCGCCGGGCGTGGTGATCATCGCGGTGGACGGCGTCCCCGACAACGTCCCGGGGCGCGCGAACAAGTACGACATGCACGGCAACTTCGTCGTGCTCGATCATCAGAACGGCGAGTACTCGCTCTTCGCGCACCTCATCCCGGGCACCGTGCGCGTGCGCAAAGGCCAGTTTGTCCCGGCAGGCACCGAGCTCGGTCGATGCGGCAACTCGGGGCACTCGTTCGCGCCGCACCTGCACTGGCAGGTCATGACGGACGCGGACGCGAGCTCCGCGCGCGGCGTCGCGCCCCGCTACGTGCCCTACGAGCGCAACGGCGCGATGTCGGTCGATCTGCCGCAGAAGGGCGATCGCCTGATCGCGAAGTAA
- a CDS encoding sensor histidine kinase, translated as MRRDLPVEWLDALLVASCEIPPDASAEEAATSIVTAVFEVLPDAAIGVCVPGGPDGQVVVRRGARSEGESRDPTRLFPDYAFERVVVINGDEGSTLHLASDDESRFSGTGSMDAFIDRLALALASALRNARIHRAARAHGSEVKELEAQVIQAGKLASLGQIAAGIVHELNNPLTSIVAYSDYLHKKALRTEADPADVERLARINEAAERILRFSRDLMAYSRPTASVPAPVAIHDTIERALVFCDHVLGEMRVVVSREFGEVRLVRGVAGQLTQVFVNLFTNAAHAMREHGGRLLIKTATSAAEGTVRITIQDEGHGIDAAHLEKIFEPFFTTKTDGTGSGLGLSIVRNIVASHGGKIRAYAHPEKGTVFELDLPVAASPSEPPQR; from the coding sequence ATGCGCCGCGATCTCCCGGTCGAGTGGCTCGACGCTCTGCTCGTCGCCTCGTGCGAGATCCCGCCCGACGCGAGCGCCGAGGAGGCGGCCACGTCGATCGTCACGGCCGTCTTCGAGGTGCTGCCCGACGCGGCGATCGGCGTCTGCGTGCCCGGCGGGCCCGACGGGCAGGTCGTCGTTCGCCGCGGGGCGCGCAGCGAAGGCGAGTCACGTGATCCCACGCGGCTCTTCCCGGACTACGCCTTCGAACGTGTCGTCGTCATCAACGGCGACGAAGGCTCCACGCTGCACCTCGCCTCCGACGACGAGTCGCGCTTCTCGGGCACGGGCTCGATGGACGCCTTCATCGATCGCCTCGCGCTCGCGCTCGCCTCGGCCCTGCGCAACGCCCGCATCCATCGAGCGGCGCGCGCGCACGGCAGCGAGGTGAAGGAGCTCGAGGCCCAGGTCATCCAGGCCGGCAAGCTCGCCTCGCTCGGCCAGATCGCCGCCGGCATCGTGCACGAGCTCAACAACCCGCTCACCTCGATCGTCGCGTACTCGGACTACCTCCACAAGAAGGCCCTGCGCACGGAGGCGGACCCTGCCGACGTCGAGCGCCTCGCGCGCATCAACGAGGCCGCCGAGCGCATCCTGCGCTTCTCGCGTGACCTCATGGCGTACTCGCGCCCCACCGCGTCCGTGCCCGCGCCCGTCGCCATCCACGACACGATCGAGCGCGCGCTCGTGTTCTGCGATCACGTGCTCGGCGAGATGCGCGTCGTGGTCTCGCGCGAGTTCGGCGAGGTGCGCCTCGTGCGTGGCGTCGCGGGTCAGCTCACGCAGGTCTTCGTCAACCTGTTCACGAACGCGGCGCACGCGATGCGCGAGCACGGCGGACGCTTGCTCATCAAGACCGCGACGTCGGCGGCCGAGGGCACGGTGCGCATCACCATCCAGGACGAGGGCCACGGCATCGACGCCGCTCACCTCGAGAAGATCTTCGAGCCGTTCTTCACGACGAAGACCGACGGCACGGGCTCGGGCCTCGGGCTCAGCATCGTGCGGAACATCGTCGCGTCGCACGGCGGCAAGATCCGCGCGTACGCGCATCCCGAGAAGGGCACGGTGTTCGAGCTCGATCTGCCGGTGGCCGCGTCCCCGAGCGAGCCCCCGCAGCGCTGA
- a CDS encoding HAMP domain-containing sensor histidine kinase produces MRRFSLRRFRGSLPLLPVAPVLVLVIGIATAFAIALLGITQLRRISDDASSLRAAAIAGTLAARMRVATVEERPEIVGRAARRSGTELLLVEQGGQILVDESFGPPNKAEVQRLLAAGSGETRTALGRVRFAARPLDPPLDGITVLAFVSAPSPPPGYVPLVNAVAALTVLLLGVAVSVAVAFTKQLRDDVDYVRERIVDMARPDAAPTGEPIPLRSLDQVGVLTAAFNLLVTRFAAAERSYRADLQQASEMDKERSAFLAGLSHELRTPLNAILGFAHVLESEVDGPLSDEARESLAVIRTSGEHLRQLIDDILELSALETGTLQLSRGPVDVRQIAEQVVREATATIKRKPLRLEVTGESRLYAYADKRRVRQIITNLVSNAVKFTAHGSVTVQIEARGSFVKIEVRDTGPGIPREQTAAIFEEYRQLGDAQSRRRGTGLGLAITKRLVQMHGGTIDVSSEMGRGSTFTATLPHLADPGTIVESSSDSRVIDLSSDPPPRPARLLDSMTPPPMPLPRRERDR; encoded by the coding sequence GTGCGGCGTTTCTCGTTACGACGATTCCGCGGCAGCCTCCCGCTCTTGCCGGTGGCGCCGGTGCTGGTGCTGGTGATCGGCATCGCGACGGCGTTCGCCATCGCGCTCCTCGGGATCACGCAGCTCCGACGTATCAGCGACGACGCCTCCTCGCTGCGCGCCGCCGCGATCGCGGGCACGCTCGCGGCGCGGATGCGCGTCGCCACGGTGGAGGAGCGCCCCGAGATCGTGGGGCGCGCGGCGAGGCGGAGCGGCACGGAGCTCCTGCTCGTCGAGCAGGGCGGGCAGATCCTCGTGGACGAGAGCTTCGGCCCGCCGAACAAGGCCGAGGTGCAGCGCCTGCTCGCGGCCGGGAGCGGCGAGACACGCACGGCGCTCGGTCGCGTGCGGTTCGCGGCGCGCCCGCTGGATCCGCCGCTCGATGGCATCACGGTGCTGGCCTTCGTGTCGGCGCCGAGCCCGCCGCCGGGGTACGTGCCGCTCGTGAACGCGGTCGCGGCGCTGACGGTGCTCCTGCTCGGCGTGGCGGTCTCCGTCGCGGTCGCGTTCACGAAGCAGCTCCGCGACGACGTCGACTACGTGCGCGAGCGCATCGTGGACATGGCGCGCCCCGACGCGGCGCCGACGGGTGAGCCGATCCCCCTCCGTTCGCTCGATCAGGTCGGCGTGCTGACGGCGGCGTTCAACCTGCTCGTCACGCGTTTCGCGGCCGCCGAGCGCAGCTACCGCGCGGATCTGCAGCAGGCCTCGGAGATGGACAAGGAGCGCTCGGCGTTCCTCGCGGGGCTGAGCCACGAGCTGCGCACGCCGCTGAACGCGATCCTCGGCTTCGCGCACGTGCTCGAGAGCGAGGTCGACGGCCCGCTGAGCGACGAGGCGCGCGAGTCGCTCGCCGTGATCCGGACGAGCGGCGAGCACCTCAGGCAGCTCATCGACGACATCCTCGAGCTCTCGGCGCTGGAGACGGGCACGCTGCAGCTCTCGCGCGGGCCCGTCGACGTCCGTCAGATCGCCGAGCAGGTCGTGCGCGAGGCGACCGCGACCATCAAGCGCAAGCCGCTCAGGCTCGAGGTGACGGGCGAGAGCCGGCTCTACGCGTACGCGGACAAACGGCGCGTGCGGCAGATCATCACGAACCTCGTCTCGAACGCGGTGAAGTTCACAGCCCATGGCTCGGTCACCGTGCAGATCGAGGCGCGCGGGTCGTTCGTGAAGATCGAGGTGCGCGACACGGGGCCGGGGATCCCGCGGGAGCAGACGGCGGCGATCTTCGAGGAGTACCGGCAGCTCGGCGACGCGCAGTCGCGACGCAGGGGCACGGGCCTCGGCCTCGCGATCACGAAGCGGCTCGTGCAGATGCACGGCGGCACGATCGACGTGAGCAGCGAGATGGGCCGCGGCTCGACGTTCACCGCCACGCTGCCTCACCTCGCGGATCCAGGCACGATCGTGGAGTCGTCGAGCGACTCGCGCGTGATCGATCTGTCCTCGGATCCGCCGCCGCGACCGGCGCGCCTGCTCGACTCGATGACGCCGCCGCCGATGCCGCTGCCGCGAAGGGAGCGTGATCGATGA
- a CDS encoding PAS domain S-box protein produces MHPALPVLVVDDDAVSRHVLTQALAGAGIPVATATSGTEALAWLAERDASLVLLDLVMPPPDGFEVLRQLREDTRVGDVPVVVLTALDTDDDITRAFDVGADDFVRKPFRPAELLARIRGQLRMREYVDALWRRERDARVVLELTQALSSTLDFRDILFTVVRRIAEVARVDRCSIVLVGDNVDTGYVVAASDDRDLRDLPIALDKYPEIRRTLETGEVLVIEDAATHPLFEVVRADLPQNSFRSLALVPIVYDDKPMGVLFLRARQPGTMRDHELSLARTVANATAIALRNAKILQSLRDQTQEINVARFEAERRLAALERYADFFHSSADGILVVDVDGRILFSNPRAREITGLTEEQLATSSLADVVDPKDLPTLHRIRKSFKRNVFSHMADITIRRSSDIACERRIISVSTSSVLREDGGAILVSLRDVTDDRATAAELKKTKEFLERVIESSVDAIISADNEGVVRLFNRAAERIYGYRASEVVGVRNVRDLYAPSRAFQIMRLIKSPEHGGPGRLEGYRTEALAKDGTLIPVLLSAALIVEDNRPVGSVGLFTDLRERLRMEAKLTKAQDELRAREKQALIAELAGAAAHELNQPLTSVLGYAELINRRAEDPASVRSAAATILGEAERMAEIVRKIGKITRYETKAYVGAAKIIDLDRSSEEDPNRALG; encoded by the coding sequence GTGCACCCCGCGCTCCCCGTGCTCGTCGTCGACGACGACGCCGTCAGCCGACACGTGCTGACGCAGGCGCTCGCGGGCGCCGGCATCCCCGTGGCCACGGCGACGTCCGGCACCGAGGCACTCGCGTGGCTCGCCGAGCGAGACGCGTCGCTCGTCCTGCTCGACCTCGTCATGCCGCCGCCCGACGGCTTCGAGGTGCTGCGCCAGCTCCGCGAAGACACGCGCGTCGGCGACGTCCCCGTCGTCGTGCTCACGGCGCTCGACACGGACGACGACATCACGCGCGCCTTCGACGTGGGCGCCGACGACTTCGTCCGCAAGCCGTTCCGCCCCGCGGAGCTGCTCGCGCGGATCCGCGGCCAGCTCCGCATGCGCGAGTACGTCGACGCGCTCTGGCGTCGCGAGCGAGACGCGCGTGTCGTCCTCGAGCTGACGCAAGCGCTCTCGTCGACGCTCGACTTCCGCGACATCCTCTTCACGGTCGTACGTCGTATCGCCGAGGTGGCGCGGGTCGACCGCTGCAGCATCGTGCTCGTCGGCGACAACGTCGACACCGGGTACGTCGTGGCCGCGAGCGACGATCGGGATCTGCGCGACTTGCCCATCGCCCTCGACAAGTACCCCGAGATCCGGAGGACGCTCGAGACGGGCGAGGTGCTCGTGATCGAGGACGCCGCGACGCACCCGCTCTTCGAGGTCGTGCGCGCCGATCTCCCGCAGAATTCCTTCCGCTCGCTCGCCCTCGTCCCGATCGTCTACGACGACAAACCCATGGGCGTGCTCTTCCTGCGCGCCCGGCAGCCGGGGACGATGCGTGATCACGAGCTCTCCCTCGCGCGCACCGTGGCGAACGCGACGGCCATCGCGCTGCGCAACGCGAAGATCCTGCAGTCGCTCCGCGATCAGACGCAGGAGATCAACGTCGCGCGCTTCGAGGCCGAGCGGAGGCTCGCCGCGCTCGAGCGTTACGCCGACTTCTTCCACTCGTCCGCGGACGGCATCCTGGTCGTCGACGTCGACGGACGTATCCTCTTCTCGAACCCTCGCGCCCGCGAGATCACGGGCCTCACCGAGGAGCAGCTCGCCACGAGCAGCCTCGCCGACGTCGTCGACCCGAAGGATCTCCCGACGCTCCATCGCATCCGCAAGAGCTTCAAGCGGAACGTCTTCTCGCACATGGCCGACATCACGATCCGACGTTCGAGCGACATCGCCTGCGAACGTCGCATCATCAGCGTGAGCACGAGCTCGGTGCTCCGCGAGGACGGCGGCGCGATCCTCGTGAGCCTGCGCGACGTGACCGACGATCGCGCCACGGCCGCCGAGCTCAAGAAGACCAAGGAGTTCCTCGAGCGCGTCATCGAGAGCTCGGTCGACGCGATCATCTCGGCCGACAACGAGGGCGTGGTGCGCCTGTTCAACCGCGCCGCGGAGCGGATCTACGGCTACCGCGCGAGCGAGGTCGTCGGCGTGAGGAACGTGCGTGACCTCTACGCGCCGAGCCGCGCCTTCCAGATCATGCGGCTCATCAAGTCGCCGGAGCACGGAGGTCCGGGCAGGCTCGAGGGCTACCGGACGGAGGCGCTCGCGAAGGACGGCACCCTGATCCCGGTGCTCCTCTCGGCCGCGCTGATCGTCGAGGACAACCGCCCCGTCGGCTCCGTTGGTCTCTTCACGGACCTCCGCGAGCGGCTGCGCATGGAGGCGAAGCTGACGAAGGCGCAGGACGAGCTCCGCGCGCGAGAGAAGCAAGCGCTCATCGCGGAGCTCGCGGGCGCGGCCGCGCACGAGCTGAACCAGCCCCTCACGAGCGTGCTCGGCTACGCGGAGCTCATCAACCGGAGGGCCGAGGACCCGGCGTCCGTCCGCTCCGCAGCCGCGACGATCCTCGGGGAGGCGGAGCGAATGGCCGAGATCGTCCGGAAGATCGGCAAGATCACGCGCTACGAAACGAAGGCGTACGTGGGGGCAGCGAAGATCATCGACCTGGACCGGTCCAGCGAAGAGGACCCCAACCGAGCGCTCGGGTGA